CTTTTTGCACACAGTGGACTTGCCGCTGGCCGTACCGCCGGCCACGCCGATCAGGAACGGCGACTTGACCTCATCGTTGGCCGCTGCTCCGTCGCCGTTTGGCAGTCGCAGCGTGTCGGCGTTCCTCAAATCCtgcatttttcttttacaaTAGTAAAATCAAATGCTTTTACTTCACGCAACAGCTGATTACTTTCGAGATGGGATTACCACTAAAATACTATCGGTATCTCGAGTATCGTACCCGCTAAGGGGCACGGTTATCGATACACCGGAAGTGCAGTGCTGCCACACAgccaaaaattgcaaaaaaagaCGTTacttttttcttaattaagctaatattaaaacttttgtGAATACAATTATTTGGCTAATTTTATGACTGAGCAAATAGTGAATGCCAAATCTACACATACATGGAACATGATGACGCCGGCGCGTTGAgatttgaaaacaatttactAGCGCATTGGAATTggaaatatttgcacagcttggctttttgtttgAATGCCTGAGAATGCTTTTTTGTACCTGTATTTGCATAGTAACTGTTTCTGTATTAGCAATCTGCTGGCGGTCATATGCCAGTGTCTTTTCAAAGCCCAACTATGAAGGCTGCTTTAGATCTCAGCCCGCTTAGTTGCTTTTACTGGCTTCTCCACAGTTTCTTTGTAATTTCTGTGCTCAAATCCTGTCACGCGGTGCCCATTGTCGGAGGTCGGATCGTGTCAACCGTGGGCAGTACACTACAACATTTTACCACTTAgaactttaatttaaagctCCACTTCCACTTAAAGGCGGCAATAGTAAATATCCGTTCATGGTCTCATTGCAAGATGTAATCGCGGGTAATACAACGAATGGAGTTTCCTATCAGCACTTTTGCGGTGGCAGCCTAATAAGCGATCGTTGGATTCTATCCGCAGCTCACTGCGTTTGGAGAAAGTAAGTTGGAATGCTCCTAATATATTGACTATATCTAGTTTGCTGTATTTCAAGAAACATTCACAACATTGCCGCCTTTATTGGCTATGAGAATATTGAAAACATTGGGCAGCTGGAGCCATATGGTCTGGAGAGCGTCGAGTATATTTACTTCCAACCGTGCGTAATCACTTGAGTCAAGTTTAATACTCCCCTTTAAGGGAGATTTCTATTTTAGAGAGACTCTTTTCTAAAGAGTTTTTTATATCTTAATGGCAGATCCAACTTTCGGAATGACATAGCTCTGCTTTATATGAAACGTCGATACTGGAGTGCTCCAGGAAATGGCTTGCAGTACGCACAACTTCCCCCACATGGCATGAAACCGGACCAAAATGGTATGAATATAATCAGCAACTCAATTGGGAGAGTGCGATACTAATCCTTATTTTACATAGAATCCTGTCGCATCATTGGCTATGGAGCCACACAGCACGCGGGTCCTTGTCAAAAGAAACTTTTCGAGGCAGAAGTTCGCGTGATTGACAACCAAAAGTGCCGCGATATTATTGGACACATCTGGGCGCCACAGAATGGGGCAAATACGGTGTGTGCCCTGGGCAACAATCAGGACTCCTGTCAAGGGGATTCCGGGTAAGCTTTCTGGCTTCAGTATTCAACAAGCTTAATGCCTAATTAATTTTGTTCCAATTGAAAGCGGTCCTCTTATCTGTCCATATGGCGGCAAGGACTACATCTACGGTCTGGTGTCCCACGGACTCACCTGCGGCATCCAGGGCATGCCCAGCATCTATACGGTGACCAGACCCTACTACGATTGGGTCCAACTACTGATGCAGTCCTAGATCTCTGGCGATCACGTATAAATAGTATATTTATTATGCGAtatcaaacagaaaaaaacaattatgaATATTTACTTAAACAATGCAGGAATAGCAGAAACTAACAACTTACGCTTAATTACTGTaggcatacatatacatatagctAGATTTATATTAGACTAACTAACCATTTTCACGACTTTGCTTATCAGTTCTGTCTTTTCTTTAGAGCCACCTCTAATGATTTTCACAAAAGTGTTTTCTGATTgtaaaacatttgaaatagCGAAAGCTACAGCTGGAGGTACAGAAGTCTTTAGGTGTAATAGCTATTTTGGTATTCCTTAAAAAGtagttaaacaaatttaaagagTTTCGATTTGCACTGCTGACACATGTAGTcgtggaaatggaaactaaCCTACTGCTTCTCGACCGGCTCCGTGGGAGTGGAGGACGCACTGCTCTCCACTTTGTCGGAGAGCTTGCCCGTTCCCGTTTCCGGAAGTGTGAGAGTGAGTAGGCCAGCTACTAGAACGCAGCAGCCGCAAATCGTTGTTGGAATGTACCAGCCCAGAGCTCCCAGGACATCGACCACATACGGTGCCGATATGGAGCCCACATGGGCGAAGGTGGAGCAGGTGCCCAGCGCGGAGTTGCGTATCTGGGTGGGATACAGCTCGGCAGTGTAGAGCGTGACCACGGAGTAGGTGGCGCTAATGCCGAAGCGACCCAGCATGGCGAAGGCCACGATCCAGGTGGTGCTGCCGGCGGGCACAGCGAGGACCAGCAGCAAGGACACGCCCGTCCACATGAACAGGAACATGGTGGTGAGGCGGCGACCCGTGAAGCGCAGCATTATCACTGGGACGAGATAGGAGGGTATGTCCACCAGACCGGTGCCTATGATGTACAGGTACCTGGACACCGACAGATTGGCGGCATTGAGAGCTGCATTGGGAGAAACATTGGATGATATAAAATAGATGTGCAAATCCTTATGGAGTAAACCCACCCGTCACATAGTAACTCAGCGAGGTGACGCAGAACATGAAATAGGAGGCAAAGATCATCCTGCGCACTCGGCCATTGGCATACAGCTCAATGATGGACTTGAGCGGACCATTCTTGAGCTTCTGTCCAAAGGAGAAGCCCTCCACGGGCTCCAGCTGCAATGGTAGAATATTCCATGAGCACTCCACTTGGCAATCAGATGCACTGAACTCAGGGACTTTGCACTCACCGACTTCTTATCGCTGGCCactggagatggagctgcaGCGGCGGGCTGAACTTGGTAGTGGCTGGGCTGTCGGAAGAGAATCTTGTAGACGCGATCATATCTCTGGTTCGTGATCAGCCAGCGCGGTGACTCAACCATCAAGCTGTTGGAAGAGATCCTCGTTTCAGGAGTGATAAATATATTAGGGACTAGGATCACTCACTAGCAGTTTAGGATGAGTAGCAACGAGGGAATGGTGAGGGCCAGTTGCAGATGCCTCCACGGCTGGATGAGGTAGCCCACAATGGCCAGGATGATCATGCCCACGGGATAGGAGGCTGAGAAGGCGATGGACATCCAGGAACGATGCTTCAAGCAGATGTTCTCCACAACTAaaaccaaacacacaaactAATGAAAGAATTATGGAAACATAGTTACGAACTTACTCATGGTAAATGCGGGATAGAACAGACCGGAGGAGGCTGCTCCCAGGGCGAAACGTCCGGCCAGGAAGAGGCTGTACCAGGGCGAGAAGCTGCAGAAGAAGCTGCCCACGATGAAGAAGGCTGCGCCCAGGGTGAACGAGGTCTTGCGACCAAATCTGCAGGCAAACCAATCATCAGTTATCATTACTAATCATCATAGCAAGGAGCAATGGCAAAAACCCACTTGTCGGCCAGAATGCCAAAGGAGAAGGAACCGCAGAACTTGCCCAGCGAAATGGAAACCTGGGCGGAGGTGCGCTGTATGCTCCTGTCACAGGTGAGATCCCAGTCCGCAACGAAGGTGGTTTCCGGATGGGCGAACTCATGTTGTCCCTTCACGCGGCAGGACACCTCCGCCGGCTGGGAAATCTGCGACAGATGACTGGTGTGGTTCCTGGCCGCCTCGTAGGACATCTTGGCCAGGTGGCCATAGTTCCAGTCCCACACGGTGCAGCCGCCCGAATCCAATCCCTTGCCCGCAATCTCACGCTGCTGGGCCAGCGTCCAGTTGGTGGCGTGCAGCTCCGGAATGCCGCACCACTGGTCATCGGGCAGGTGGCCCAGCAGAGTATAGGAGGAGACATGGAATCCATTCAGTATGTTGGGTGTGacacacagaaagaaaatcGCCCTAATAAGGAGGAGATAAGTAAGAGTTACACTCGGTAATTTGCCAATTAGGTATGGGGTATATTTCACTTTGCTGCtaattgggttttgttttcgcaGTTACTCTAACTCGCATCCGGATAAATTGTTTACAACACGCAACTCCAATCGAATTGGTGGCACATTGACACCGCTTGGCTAACTGCTCATCGgaatgcaaataataatatcagCGATCATCACACAACAATGGATTCAAAACAAAGCTGTGAAGGTTGTGGGCGAAATATTCGTTAGtctatctatgtatatatgtacatacatatatgctgaTCACATAATCAGTTAATGGCAGTTTAAGATTCGCCAGAGAGCATATGTCTGCTGCGAACGTTAATCATTATACAAATCGGGCAACCGGAACGATGTGCGCATTATTTACATATCCATCCGATTTTCAGTTTCACGTGACTCCCCCACCCACTAAAAACAGCCACGTAAAGTTCCGCGACAAATCATCAGCAttcaagtcaagtcaagtaAAGTCACTGCCTAGTAGGACTTCCTCCAGTGACTCAGTTGAACGTCCTCTACGCCGAAGCTCAGAGATCATATCAGAGGCGAGTGGCTTCATGTCCCCGTAGCGATCTGGGTAATGGAACCGGTACTCGATCCCACATCGCCCGATTTCAATTCACAAGTGAGTGGAGTGCCTTATGCCTTATCAAACTACGATTAAGCCGAGTGCAAATGTATTACTACACACACTGATAGGCCAGATTTCCGTGCTATATTGAAATGCCACACCGACGAGCACTCAAATGACCATTGGCCCCTCGATtggagctcctccagctggaTGAGTCTACAAATCCAGGGCTTCCTGGTGTTTCTCTCTATAGCATACCTCATTGAGCTGCGacaaaaaggtaaaaaaaagCTAATTgatttaagttttaattgcGCTGACTAGTTCATGGCTAAAAGGGGATTATAGCCTTTCAGAGCGCTCAATCAAGCagaaaaaccaattaaatcTGTATTAGTCAAGTTGGCGGAGAAAAGTGCACCACCCTGAGTAATGTCAACGAATTCTAAGCACTCAGCCTTCCAAAAGCTGCTTCACTGCATTCATTACGAACTGGGTCAAGTGGAACGTGATTCGAGCCGAGTGGCAAAGTGACTTCCTCAACTTCGATCGCATTATGGCAGCAATATGACTCCTCTCTATTCCCATTGATACGTATAAAGGCACCAGAAGTTGTAACCCAAATTAGCAGCTGCTCCCATTGTGCAGTTTTTACTACTAAGAATGGAATtgattttctcgcagtgtagcAACTTACCACACAAATGCGCCGCCACTGCCCACGACTTCCAGCTGCTTGGTGAGCAGATCCTTCATGCTTTCCTCGCTGATCACCTCGCGATTCTTCTCCGGATTCTCCTTGGATTGAGTCATGTTGGGTTACCAGCTACTTGGGGtatgcaaaatgcgaaatgctgcagttgctgcagttgctgaaGATGATAATGATGTTGTATGAGGCAGAGGAGTGACCCCACGCAAACGAATTGTGCAGATTGCTGCCACTGAACTTGAATTCCTTGGCTGTGCAATCTATTTTTGAATTCTGATGGTGGATTTGAATGCTGATACGAATCGGGCTTAGGAACCAAGTGTTTTAGATCCGATCCGGAATGCAGTGCATTCACTTTGGGCGCTCTTTGCTGGAGATAACAGCTCGATCGctatatacttgtatataaCTTTCACTTTCGCCCTCGACTGCAGCTCGtcatatatatactttttatttatttatttttttttttttgggtgtcTGTGTGATTGTTGCGGCTGTTTATCTATGTAGTTTATATATTCTGGTTCTATTttctgtttatgttttttcaaTTGGTAATGCAGCACATGGGAGCGCTTCACTTTTGACGGACGGCGACACGTTTTTCTCGCTCTGCTTTTACTACGCGCTTGTTTTTCTTCTCGAACCGAATTTTTCCCAAGTTAAAATAAacatcaaaatgaaattgaaatgatatattttttctgttgttaTATTCTATTCACTGCCTTGTAGCTATGAGTTTTGGTGGTGCAACGCGTGCAGTTGCGTTCGCCTGCCGGTTTTCGCCGATCTTCGCTATCAACTACTTGTCGCCTCGGGAGCGTCTCACAAACTAAGCCCACGGGAGGCCGATCGCCGCGTTTTGTATGCCGCCGATCCGATCCGTTGAAGGATTGGGGGGCAGATggaggaggagttggaggaggaggagcaggcaCTGGGGCGGTACTGACATCGCACTCGGTCAGTGCCTTAGTAGCGCCGATTCGCTCGCGATCGTTCGGCTCTTTGGGATCCAAATGCGCGGACTTATGTTTCTTACATTTTTCAATTCGGGTGGCAGacatcaacaaaaaaatattataaaaattgaaatcacACTCGTTGGGCGTCCAAAGAGAGAGCAATACTTAGCGAATGTCAATAAGTGCGCACTCCACAAACAAACgctgatttttaaaaaaaacaattgaatatttttgaaaacacagcAATTGTCGAAAATTGCGCGATTTGTGTGGCAGCTGTTGTCAAATTTCCAGAATTAGTATAAACGTATAATTAGAACTCAGATGTGAGCATTTGCAAAAATCAACGATTATTTAGAACTAATGCAATAACAACTGATTATTTCGCTTGGTCATCTCCTTAACAATAATGTTATTAACCTTTTTAAGCTGCCGaaaaattatgttatttaaaagtgaaaaacatGTCAAGCTGAAAATGCTTggttcataaataatttagcaCAATTTTCTACCAAAAAATAACGTTTTCACTCGGAAATCTCTCATTAAAAATGCGTAGCAGAACACGAAGGCATGTAAATACACTGCCGAACACTTGAACATATGGCACATATCGCACTCGTACTTGGAACCTCTCCCAAAACCATTCTCATAGACACCATGATACCATTACAATGCCCGAACCCCGCGATATATTTACATTAACAGGCCGTTTGGTGCTGTTGTCTCTGAA
This genomic stretch from Drosophila yakuba strain Tai18E2 chromosome 3R, Prin_Dyak_Tai18E2_2.1, whole genome shotgun sequence harbors:
- the LOC6538744 gene encoding elastase-1, which produces MKAALDLSPLSCFYWLLHSFFVISVLKSCHAVPIVGGRIVSTVGGNSKYPFMVSLQDVIAGNTTNGVSYQHFCGGSLISDRWILSAAHCVWRKNIHNIAAFIGYENIENIGQLEPYGLESVEYIYFQPSNFRNDIALLYMKRRYWSAPGNGLQYAQLPPHGMKPDQNESCRIIGYGATQHAGPCQKKLFEAEVRVIDNQKCRDIIGHIWAPQNGANTVCALGNNQDSCQGDSGGPLICPYGGKDYIYGLVSHGLTCGIQGMPSIYTVTRPYYDWVQLLMQS
- the LOC6538745 gene encoding organic cation transporter protein; amino-acid sequence: MTQSKENPEKNREVISEESMKDLLTKQLEVVGSGGAFVWAIFFLCVTPNILNGFHVSSYTLLGHLPDDQWCGIPELHATNWTLAQQREIAGKGLDSGGCTVWDWNYGHLAKMSYEAARNHTSHLSQISQPAEVSCRVKGQHEFAHPETTFVADWDLTCDRSIQRTSAQVSISLGKFCGSFSFGILADKFGRKTSFTLGAAFFIVGSFFCSFSPWYSLFLAGRFALGAASSGLFYPAFTMIVENICLKHRSWMSIAFSASYPVGMIILAIVGYLIQPWRHLQLALTIPSLLLILNCYLMVESPRWLITNQRYDRVYKILFRQPSHYQVQPAAAAPSPVASDKKSLEPVEGFSFGQKLKNGPLKSIIELYANGRVRRMIFASYFMFCVTSLSYYVTALNAANLSVSRYLYIIGTGLVDIPSYLVPVIMLRFTGRRLTTMFLFMWTGVSLLLVLAVPAGSTTWIVAFAMLGRFGISATYSVVTLYTAELYPTQIRNSALGTCSTFAHVGSISAPYVVDVLGALGWYIPTTICGCCVLVAGLLTLTLPETGTGKLSDKVESSASSTPTEPVEKQ